The proteins below are encoded in one region of Naumovozyma castellii chromosome 6, complete genome:
- the HEH2 gene encoding Heh2p (ancestral locus Anc_5.577) produces the protein MEKKYLESGFDLKKLRVPELKKILAENNVNFPSRAKKHVLIKLFNSKIKAAPRILRSKEGVVKQSTKTKDSNRSRSSSPIKRKRTKEINSREDGATEKKTKNHKDIVESVKLVNIEDDTTHLKRKKPENEVDQSRKKRKRKLRDLRENKLTIDVKDRDILSPIKVEESSEGTPQIPSNNDTDIAVKDETEDLVGRPEVPSNLLNISSEFAHTLQSALSSEEPPISFAVPEGTLISLNENNENTHIHKHVSNQRENFEKETLSDSSVVAISSLQEKNNPPKKIDNFDSLTEMADITEHSSTPAAAPVLHEGFGEFSNYPSYSTNIKPVKEEQEFHSKGYTSDIKFDVSNAENYNLSTPGCNDNVVAEEILPDTEETKEISKSLPSIESEDTIKEDSNTFLSSSESQVTRETSYMRHLTRSIIQSLSCVKLPKKKSIHFFHCKIGCGLLTIKEQVKTINRLRSSFNARFFKGLTNFLIPLLLNVIWFLMFAVPVVFALWYREEQIAIGYCNTRYELNNTGTTSEHHELWNILGTYLEATKPKCIPCPEHASCYANMQLICDNNYERTTNYLSLFKLIPLADSCHEASAERVLEIANHLTDVLRKQNARIQCGKGANDLKSGLSEKHIFNLLSLWYTWVHEENFDDLWLNVQSELKKKPDISFSVVPVENSTNSTLWLRSNSRRYINLKCFFQPTENIMKQSRYIFVLLLLIFIIYGLWNYVHGIFERRHGDAANIEQLFVTTLRLLQDAKKEKDMPFVNTLQIKDQIFKDIKDMRTRLNLWKKVSAKLEEDKKQIKVYHLEVDGEIMECWEWIDPISNDFNTI, from the coding sequence atggagaagaaatatcTGGAGTCTGGATTTGATCTTAAGAAGTTAAGGGTTCCggaattgaagaagattttagCCGAAAATAACGTTAATTTTCCCTCGAGGGCCAAAAAACATGTTTTAATTAAActatttaattcaaaaataaaagcaGCTCCAAGAATCTTAAGGAGTAAAGAAGGGGTGGTGAAACAAAGTACGAAGACCAAGGACTCAAATAGATCGCGATCGAGCTCACCCatcaaaaggaaaagaacGAAGGAAATCAATTCTAGAGAGGATGGAGCCACGGAAAAGAAGACCAAGAATCACAAAGATATAGTAGAATCTGTAAAACTAGttaatattgaagatgatacTACCCATCtcaagaggaagaaacCTGAAAATGAAGTTGACCAATCAAGGAAAAAAAGGAAGAGGAAATTGAGAGATCTGCGAGAAAATAAACTAACAATTGATGTTAAAGATAGAGATATTTTGTCACCTATAAAAGTGGAGGAGAGCAGTGAAGGCACTCCTCAAATACCATCTAACAACGATACTGATATTGCTGTAAAGGATGAAACAGAAGATCTGGTTGGTCGTCCTGAAGTACCCTCAAACTTACTGAATATCTCATCTGAATTTGCTCACACGTTACAATCTGCTCTTTCTAGTGAAGAGCcaccaatttcttttgCAGTTCCTGAAGGAACCCTTATAAGCTTAAACGAAAATAACGAAAATACCCATATTCATAAACATGTTTCGaatcaaagagaaaattttgagaaaGAGACACTAAGTGATTCATCTGTAGTAGCAATATCGTCacttcaagaaaaaaataaccccccaaaaaaaattgataatttcgATTCTTTGACAGAAATGGCTGATATAACTGAACATTCTTCAACACCTGCTGCGGCACCAGTACTACATGAAGGATTTGGGGAATTCAGTAATTATCCATCCTACTCTACAAACATTAAGCCGGTTAAAGAAGAACAGGAATTTCATAGCAAAGGATATACATCtgatattaaatttgatGTCAGCAATGCTGAAAATTACAACTTATCCACTCCCGGTTGCAACGATAATGTTGTTGCTGAGGAAATATTACCTGATActgaagaaacaaaagaaatttcaaagtcaCTTCCAAGTATTGAATCAGAAGATACAATCAAGGAAGACAGTAACACCTTCCTGTCGAGTTCTGAAAGCCAGGTAACAAGAGAGACATCATATATGCGACATCTTACTCGTTCAATTATACAGAGTTTATCGTGCGTAAAATTaccgaagaagaagagtatacatttttttcattgtaAAATCGGGTGTGGGTTACTGACAATTAAAGAACAAGTAAAAACAATTAATAGATTGAGAAGTTCGTTTAACGCTAGGTTTTTCAAAGGCCTAACGAACTTCTTAATTCCTTTATTGTTAAATGTAATATGGTTTTTAATGTTTGCGGTACCAGTTGTCTTTGCGCTTTGGTACAgagaagaacaaattgCAATCGGATATTGTAATACAAGGtatgaattgaataatacGGGTACAACTAGTGAACATCATGAATTATGGAATATTTTGGGAACATACCTCGAGGCTACTAAGCCAAAGTGCATACCTTGTCCTGAACATGCATCATGCTATGCTAATATGCAACTCATCTGTGACAATAACTATGAAAGGACTACAAATTACCTGTCATTGTTCAAACTAATCCCATTAGCAGATAGTTGCCACGAGGCTTCTGCCGAGAGAGTTTTAGAAATTGCTAATCACTTGACTGACGTCTTACGAAAACAAAATGCACGAATTCAATGTGGCAAGGGTGCAAACGATTTAAAAAGTGGACTAAGTGAAAAGcatatttttaatttattatccCTCTGGTACACATGGGTACATGAGGAGAATTTTGATGATCTCTGGTTAAATGTACAGTCAGAGCTGAAAAAAAAGCCAGACATTTCTTTTAGTGTTGTACCAGTGGAAAATTCTACAAATTCTACACTTTGGCTGAgatcaaattcaagaaggtATATTAATCTGAAGTGCTTTTTCCAGCCAACGGAAAACATAATGAAACAAAGTCgatatatttttgttttattattgctgatatttataatttatGGGTTATGGAATTATGTACATGGAATTTTTGAACGCCGTCATGGCGATGCTGCTAATATAGAGCAGTTATTTGTTACTACCCTCCGTTTGTTGCAAGATGccaaaaaagaaaaagatatGCCATTTGTGAACACGCTACAAATAAAAgatcaaatattcaagGATATAAAAGATATGCGTACACGACTAAATTTGTGGAAAAAGGTTTCAGCAAAACtggaagaagataaaaaaCAGATTAAGGTTTACCATTTGGAGGTAGACGGTGAAATAATGGAATGTTGGGAATGGATTGATCCTATCAGCAATGATTTTAATACTATATAA
- the PFA5 gene encoding palmitoyltransferase PFA5 (ancestral locus Anc_5.579) codes for MGFRFNLEGPLLRYVLPQITFALQIYGTWAYSHKFCYAQLFHRFHYKATSIVFIIIECVLTIIIWIIWVRLIYFNKPMEQPIIPPYMLVPVGSSSNQVISTKPPKYYQCDKNGYPPWCTHCQSLKLSRSHHSKQVGRCILRFDHYCAWIGCVIARNNYRLFLQYVGWFNLLLLWYWLTIAVFIRTIGMLNGNVIVGFILSCLGWMMTLGLFISHIYYMSNNKTSIETLDAERGKRKKHKMMVTNDEIEHARIEYNRKYFCYYNQQDKFRYVVELTADEFAKCWKKRSFWINAREFLGSDIIFWLFPWGSYFPDLRKREASSFQSYGQSYDLENIIGPYKEVLSSSAIDLIENRITQGNYVTKFLAYGDNLDINM; via the coding sequence ATGGGCTTCCGTTTTAACCTCGAAGGCCCTCTGTTGCGATATGTTCTTCCCCAAATCACTTTTGCTCTACAAATATACGGAACATGGGCCTATAGCCATAAATTTTGCTATGCTCAACTATTCCACAGATTCCATTACAAGGCAACTTCAATAgtcttcattatcattgaatGTGTTCTTACGATCATAATATGGATCATTTGGGTTCgtttaatttattttaataagCCAATGGAACAACCTATAATTCCGCCATATATGCTTGTCCCCGTCGGCTCGTCATCAAACCAGGTAATCTCTACAAAGCCCCCCAAATATTACCAATGTGATAAGAACGGTTATCCACCATGGTGTACTCATTGCCaaagtttgaaattgaGTAGGTCACATCATTCCAAACAAGTTGGAAGATGCATACTTAGATTCGATCATTATTGTGCATGGATTGGATGCGTCATTGcaagaaataattataGGCTGTTTTTGCAATACGTAGGCTGGTTTAACTTATTACTACTTTGGTATTGGCTAACTATTGCGGTGTTTATTAGAACTATTGGGATGCTAAATGGGAATGTCATTGTCGGATTCATACTGAGTTGCCTTGGTTGGATGATGACTCTAGGTTTATTTATCAGCCACATCTATTATATGAGTAACAATAAAACATCAATCGAGACACTAGATGCCGAACGGGGCAAACGGAAAAAGCACAAGATGATGGTAACTAAcgatgaaattgaacacGCCAGGATTGAATATAACAGAAAATACTTCTGTTATTATAACCAACAAGATAAATTTAGATATGTTGTTGAATTGACAGCGGATGAATTTGCAAAATGCTGGAAGAAACGTTCTTTTTGGATAAATGCAAGAGAATTTCTTGGTTCCGATATCATTTTCTGGTTGTTTCCATGGGGATCTTACTTCCCAGACTTGAGAAAAAGAGAAGCATCCTCATTCCAATCATATGGTCAATCATATGATTTGGAGAATATTATTGGACCTTATAAAGAAGTCTTAAGTTCTTCAGCAATTGACCTTATCGAAAACAGGATAACGCAAGGCAATTATGTTACTAAATTCCTAGCATATGGAGACAACCTTGATATAAATATGTAG
- the NCAS0F01370 gene encoding uncharacterized protein → MDSIFSLDGIFISAFEFSDEESTFVVGGKSNCDDRMPPWVKEGVLGFNKEDLILIEREYPGLTKIIQVVEQNRNEVESFTDEGQSADSSCEILTSNELFNCKECSKAFVTSQKLKKHTKDAHSKRMFPCEYNCGKAFKRKDQRKSHYMAQKFHQTHQQFFSTLDNPP, encoded by the coding sequence ATggattcaattttttctctGGATGGTATATTCATTTCAGCTTTTGAATTTAGTGACGAGGAGTCAACTTTTGTGGTGGGAGGAAAGTCGAATTGTGATGACAGAATGCCTCCTTGGGTCAAAGAAGGTGTCCTGGGCTTTAATAAAGAGGACCTTATTCTCATTGAGCGAGAATATCCTGGCCTTACAAAAATCATTCAAGTTGTTGAACAAAATCGGAACGAAGTTGAGAGCTTTACTGATGAAGGACAATCTGCAGATTCTTCATGTGAAATCCTTACCTCCAATGAACTGTTCAACTGTAAGGAGTGTTCTAAAGCCTTTGTGACATCCcagaaattaaaaaaacaTACCAAAGATGCTCACAGTAAAAGGATGTTTCCATGCGAATACAATTGTGGTAAAGCCTTTAAAAGGAAAGACCAGAGAAAAAGTCATTACATGGCACAAAAGTTCCACCAAACCCATCAACAGTTTTTTTCTACACTTGATAATCCTCCCTAA